The Streptomyces sp. 11x1 genomic sequence GCAGACCATGGAAGGCGCGACCGCCTGTTCTTCGCTTGTGGCGCCAGCGAGGCGAGCGGCAGCGCCGAAAGCCCGCGCCGGGATGCGCCGGCGGAACACCACCGCGGATTCCCCTGGCTGACTCACGGAACCCTGTCGAGAAGGCGCGTGGCGTGGCGGACGGCGGCGATGGCGTGGCGGTCGTCGGTTGCGCGGGTGGCGACGGCGATCTCCACGGGCGGTCCGTCGAGCGGGACGAACCGGACGTCCGGGTGTGGGTAGAAGCGTCCGGCGGCTTCGGCGTGCAGGGCTATGCAGCCGGTTGTCGCTACGGCTCCTGGTATGGCGGCCGGGTGGCGCAGGGCGCCACGGCTGTGGGATCCGTCGGCGGCGGGGCCGGACCACGCTTCGAGCGCGGGATGAGCGAGGGCGGTAGGCAGCCACGGGCTGTCACCGAGGTCGGCCTCGGTCAGACGGTCGGCGTCGGCGAGAGGGGAGCGGGCGGGGACGACCACGACCCGGGGCATGGTCAGGGCGTGCTCGAAGACGAGCCCGTCGACGGGGCCGACGTACTGGACGATGCCCACGTCGACCCGGTGGCTGCGGACCGCTTCGTACTGATCGGCCAGGTCCAGTTCGGCGTAGGAGAATGCGATCCCGGGATCGTGGCCGTGCACCGCCGCAGTCAGGTCCGTCCAGCGTTCGGCGAGTCCGAATCCCAAGACTCCCAGCGTGAGGAGCTTTTCGTCGGTGGCGCGGCGGCGGTGGTGGTGTTTGGTGAGGGAGTCCACGGTGTCGAGCAGAGTCCGGGCCTCGGCGATCAGCCGCTCGCCCTCAGGGGTGAGGGTCACCCGGCGGCTGGTGCGTTCGAAGAGCTGGGTGCCCAGTTCCCGTTCCAGCCGCTGGATGTGGCGGCCGAAGGGCTGGGGGCTGATGTAGTGCCGCTGCGCCGCCCTGCCGAAGTGCAGTTCCTCCGCCAGTGTCACCGCGTAGCGGAGCGCCCGGATGTCCATGCCTGTGCCTCCGTGCCTCCCGCTCCGTACGGCCCGCGCTGCCGGTGCTTCCGTTTACGTCAGAGGAGACCGAGCCGTCAACACCTCGGTTACGGCCGGTCCACAACCATTTCGGCTGATGATCCCCGGCTTCCTCCTCTGGTGAGGTGAGTCCACGGGAGGCAATGCCTCTGTGGCTCGGATGACGAAGGAGTCATCATCATGGCTCGGCATCGCGTTGTGCTGCGCGGCGGCACCGTCCTCACCATGGATCCGCGTCTGGGGAACCTGTCCCGCGGCGACGTGCTGATCGAGGACGGTGTGATCGCCGCGGTGGCACCGGACCTCTCCGTCGAGGAGGCGGAGACGGTGGACGTCACGGGACACATCGTGGCACCCGGCATGATCGACACCCACCGGCACACCTGGCAGACGCAGCTGCGCGCCCTGTGTGCCGACTGGACCCTGGCGGACTACCTGTTCGGCATCCGGCTCGGCGTCTCACCGGCCTACCTCGCCGAGGACGTCCACCTGGGCAATCACCTCGGCGCCCTGGACGCCCTGAATTCCGGCGTCACCACGATCCTGGACTTTTCGCACTGCAACAACACGCCCGAGCACGCCGACGCCGCGATCACCGGGCTGCGGGACGCGGGGATCCGCGCGGTGTTCGGCTACGGCTTCTTCGAGTCGAACCCGCTCCAGCCGCCGCACTTTACCGATCACGCCTTGCGCCTAGCGGACTTCCGGCGCGTCGCCGACACCCACTTCCCGAGCCGGGACGCGCTGCTGACCCTCGGGGTGGCACTCACCGAGTACGGCACGCGGCCGTTCGACACCACCCGCGCCGAGATCGCCGCTGCCCGCGAACACGACGCGCTGATCGTCACGCACACCGGCTGCGTGTGGTCACTGCCGAGCGGCGTGCGCGAATTCGCTGCGGCGGGCCTGCTCGGACCGGACCAGGTCCATGTGCACTGCAACACCCTCACCGACGAGGAGTGGCGCCTGCTGGCCGACCACGGCGCCAAGCTGTCGATCTCGGTGGAGACCGAACTCAACATGGGCATGGGCCGCCCCGCCTTCGCAGCCGCCCGCCGGCACGGCATCAAACCGACTCTGTCCTGCGACGTCGTCTCCCTCAACACCGGCGACCTGTTCACCCAGACCCGCATGGGTCTGGCCTTTCAACGCTGGGCCGACACCGAGGACCTCAACCTCGCCGGCGGGGACCCCACGACGGTGACCGTCACCGCGCAGGAGGCACTGGCATGGACCACCGTCAACGCGGCCGAGGCGATCGGACTCGATCACCGCATCGGCAGCCTCACCCCCGGCAAGCAGGCCGACATCATCGTGACCGGCGGCCCCGGCATGTCCCAGCACCCGCAGCTCGACCCGGCCGGCACCCTCGTCTTCCAGACCACCCCCGCCGACGTCCGCCACGTCCTGGTCGCCGGCCGCTTCGCCAAGCGCGACGGCCTCCTCACCGGCACCGACCTTCCGGCCCTGCTCGCACGGGCGGACGCCTCGGCCGAAACAGTCCTCGCCCGGCTCGCCGACGCCGGGCGCCCCCTGCCCGGCACCCCGCCGGAAGCATGGGGCTTCATTGCCAGCATGTCGTCGGAACTCCAGGCGGCTCCGGAACACCAGCAGCCCGGAAAGTAGTCATGCGCTTCGTCACCTACACCGAAACCGACGGCGACGGCGACGACCGCGTCGGCGTACTCGACGCCGACGACTCCCCTCGTCCTTGACCGGGGGCCGCGCCCGGGCGGCCGCGCTGCGGCGGCTGCGCAGGAGCTGCAGCGCGGCCGCCAGCTCCTGTTCCGTGAACTCCTCTGCTCCCGCCATCACACGCTCCGCGGGATACGCAGGGCGGTGATCGTGCCGGTCGTCGTCTCCGACTCGATCATCATCGAGCCGTCCGGCTGGATGAACCGGCCCGACTCGAACGGCCCGATGAACCGGGTCGTGCCGAACGCGACGGTGACGACCAGGTCGCCCTGCCCGGCGGCGAGCGCCGGCGGGTTGTCCCCGGCCTTCACCGTGATGTCGAGGTCGGTGTCGTCGTCGGTGTTCGACACCCGCAGCACCGTGTACTCCGGCACGGCGTCGGAGATCTGCATGTCGTTGGTCGGCGCCGCGACCAGCGTCGTCCCGGCGGGCTGCGCCAGGCTGCTGTTCGCGACGAGATTGCTGTAGGGCACCTGGGTGGTTGCCATGGCAGGTGGTTCCCCTTCCTCAGGTCTGGGAGGCGGTGGCGATGGCGATGCCGTCGGGGCGCACGAGCTTCGCCCCGTACAGCGCCAGGCCCTTGACGGCGTCCGAGAACGACGACTCCGGCCGGTAGGCCTCGGTCTTGTTGATCTGCTCCGCGAAGCTGATCGCCGCGTTGACCCCGGCCTGGATGACGTTGTCGTCACCGGTGGGGTTCGGGGTGTTGTTCGACTGCACGATGTTGAAGCCCGCCGCCCGGCCGACGAACCCGTTGCGCAGCGCGTCGGTGGTGCCGGAGGCGTCGGCGCGCACGAACCGGTCATCGCGCAGCAGGCGCCCGGTGAACCAGGGCGGGACCACGCAGTAGCGGCCCTCGGTGGGCACGTCGCCGTCGTCGAGGGTGACCTTCAGCGGGATCAGCACGTCGTCGTAGGCGTCCGTCGGCGTGGCCGCGACCACCGAGATCGTGCCGAGGTTGTTGCCCGCGGCGACCCCGGTGTAGAGGCCGGCGACGTACTGGTCGGCGACGTCGCGCAGCCGGTAGGCCGCGCGGCTCATGGCCTCGGGCATGACGTTGCCCTTGGCCTGCCGCTTGTCGACGTCGTCGACCTTGAACGCCCAGTACTTCGACTGGTCGATGACGAGGTTGCGCTGAGCGTCGGTCAGCTCCTCCGGGGTGATGACCGTCGAGTTCGGCACGTAGTCCGAGATCGTCGGGTCACTGATGGAGGTGATCTTGACGACGTCGCCGGACTCGGCGATGTCGCCCTCGTAGTCCCGGTTGACCACCATGGGCCCGCCGTAGACGAGGGACTTGCGCCACGCGACCAGGAGCCGGGCGCTCCAGATCTGCGGCTTGAAGTTGTTGATGGACACGGGGCCCTCCTATGGTCAGCCGCTGAGAAGGTCGTCGAGCTTGCCCTCGTCCTGGGCCTTGACGATCTGTTCGGCGGACATGTTCTTCAGGTCGCGCTCGGTGAGCTGCTTCGGACGGCCCGCCTTGCGCGCTGCCCCTCCGTCGCCGGTGCCCTGGAACCTGGGCCTTGCCGGTGCGGCGGCCAGGTAGGGCTTGGACTTGATCAGGTCTTCGATCGCTTCGGCGATCTCGTCCGCGTCGACCTCGAACTGTTCGAGGTCGAGGAACCTGAGCGCGTCGCGCGGGTCTGCGAGCTTCTTCGCGGCGGCCGCCCTGATCTCGGCCTTCACGATGCGGGTGTTCGCCGCAGCCGTTGCGGCCGCGGTCGCCTTGGCCACGGCGTCGTCATCGCCACCTTGGCCCTTCTGCGCCAGTTGGCGTTCGAGGTCACGGCGCTGGTCCCGCTCCTTGCGCCACTTGCCCTTCATGGAGGCCAGGGCGCGCTTGCCCTTGTCGCCGAGCTGGTCGGCGCCTTCGGGGTCCGCGTCGTCCTCGTCCTCGTCGTTGCCGCCCCCGCCGTCCCCGGCCTCACTGTCGTCGGCGCCTTCGTCCTGGCCGTCGTCGTCACCGTCGCCGGTGCCGTCGTCGTCCTGGTCGTCGTCTTCGTCTTCGGCGCCGCCGACGATGGGCCAGATCGGGTACCGCTCGTCGTCCTCGCCGGGGCGGGCCTTGCGCCAGCCGACGGCCGTGAGGCCGGTGAGCGGGTGTACGGGCAGGGGTGCGTGCATGATGTCTCCCGTTGCGGGTGGACCTGCCGGGCGTTGCGTCCGGTCAGACGATGTAGGCGTACCGCTTGAGCAGCCGGATGGCGTGCTCGCGGTCGTCGGCCAGGCGGTAGATCTCCTCGGGCATCAGCCGTGGCGTCTTCGCGCGCGCGTACTTCGAGCCGGGGACCTTCTCGAACTTCTTCCGGCGGGAGGCGTAGAAGCCGCGCCGGGTGGTGCCCTCGGTGGTGGCCTGGACGGTGCGCCGGTAGCGGGTGACGGTCGTCATGCCCCGGCGGGCGTTGACGACTTGCCCGATGTCGGCGCCCTCGGTGATGGCCTTCGCGCCGGCCTCGCCGAACGCGCGACGCTGCTGGGCGGCGGTCATCTCTGCGAACAGGTCCCCGGGGGAGGCCAGTTCCCAGGTGTCGCTGGGGCGGCGCGGGGCGAGCGTGCAGTCGCAGCGCGGGTGCCGCAGGAATCCGTCGCTCAGGCTGTACTCGTTGCCCGCGAGGATGATGCAGCGCGCGCACGCGGGCAGGTGCACCACGCGCACGTAGGACACGACGCGCGGGCGGGCGATCATCCCGGCAATGTCGGCGATCCGTCCGGCGTCCGCGACCAGGGAGCGGGTGACCATCTCCAGGAACGCGGCCCCCGACAGGATCGACATTGCCACCGAGAACCCGCGGCG encodes the following:
- a CDS encoding amidohydrolase family protein; its protein translation is MARHRVVLRGGTVLTMDPRLGNLSRGDVLIEDGVIAAVAPDLSVEEAETVDVTGHIVAPGMIDTHRHTWQTQLRALCADWTLADYLFGIRLGVSPAYLAEDVHLGNHLGALDALNSGVTTILDFSHCNNTPEHADAAITGLRDAGIRAVFGYGFFESNPLQPPHFTDHALRLADFRRVADTHFPSRDALLTLGVALTEYGTRPFDTTRAEIAAAREHDALIVTHTGCVWSLPSGVREFAAAGLLGPDQVHVHCNTLTDEEWRLLADHGAKLSISVETELNMGMGRPAFAAARRHGIKPTLSCDVVSLNTGDLFTQTRMGLAFQRWADTEDLNLAGGDPTTVTVTAQEALAWTTVNAAEAIGLDHRIGSLTPGKQADIIVTGGPGMSQHPQLDPAGTLVFQTTPADVRHVLVAGRFAKRDGLLTGTDLPALLARADASAETVLARLADAGRPLPGTPPEAWGFIASMSSELQAAPEHQQPGK
- a CDS encoding LysR family transcriptional regulator; translated protein: MDIRALRYAVTLAEELHFGRAAQRHYISPQPFGRHIQRLERELGTQLFERTSRRVTLTPEGERLIAEARTLLDTVDSLTKHHHRRRATDEKLLTLGVLGFGLAERWTDLTAAVHGHDPGIAFSYAELDLADQYEAVRSHRVDVGIVQYVGPVDGLVFEHALTMPRVVVVPARSPLADADRLTEADLGDSPWLPTALAHPALEAWSGPAADGSHSRGALRHPAAIPGAVATTGCIALHAEAAGRFYPHPDVRFVPLDGPPVEIAVATRATDDRHAIAAVRHATRLLDRVP
- a CDS encoding P22 phage major capsid protein family protein, with protein sequence MSINNFKPQIWSARLLVAWRKSLVYGGPMVVNRDYEGDIAESGDVVKITSISDPTISDYVPNSTVITPEELTDAQRNLVIDQSKYWAFKVDDVDKRQAKGNVMPEAMSRAAYRLRDVADQYVAGLYTGVAAGNNLGTISVVAATPTDAYDDVLIPLKVTLDDGDVPTEGRYCVVPPWFTGRLLRDDRFVRADASGTTDALRNGFVGRAAGFNIVQSNNTPNPTGDDNVIQAGVNAAISFAEQINKTEAYRPESSFSDAVKGLALYGAKLVRPDGIAIATASQT